CAGCAGCGGTCTGGGCTGGGGCATGGCACCGCGGCTGTTCGACTGGGTCACCCCCGAGGCCGAACGGCTGGCCGGGCAGGCGCTTCGTGCGGCGGCCGCGACCGCCGTACCGCTGCATCCGGACCGGGGCCTGCACACCGACCTGGAGCAGATCCGCTCCTGTACACGCATCATCCGGCAGTGGGACCGGATGGCGGCCAGGGCCGGGGTGCCGATGGCGTCGCCGTTCTTCGACGACCGGGTGATCGAGGCGTGCCTGGCGGTCCGCCCGAGCGAGCGCGTGACGCCCTGGCGGTACAAGCCCCTTCTCACCACGGCCATGCGCGGCATCGTGCCGGAGTCGTGTCTGGGGCGTACCAACAAGGCCGCGGCGTCCATGGACGCGTCCAACGGGCTGCGCGAGCACCGCGGTGACCTGCTGGCGCTCTGGGAGGACTCACGGCTGGAACGGCTCGGCCTGGTGGACGGCGCGGCCCTGCGCCGGCTGGCCCAGCGCCCCGCCACCCCCGAGCTGCGCGACGCGATCCTCTACTCGACCATCGCCGGCGAAGTGTGGCTGCGCAGCCTCGCCCGCGTCACGCCGGACAGTGCCCGCACCGCCCGCTAGGCACTTCGCTGCACGCCCCGACATGACCCGACACGAAAGGTACGCATCATGGCATTGCGGTTCGGTGACAAGGTCTCCACGGCGGCGACCGACTACGGCACGGTCCTGCTGGACGAACGCAACGGACAGTATTGGGAGCTGAACCCCACCGCCGGCCTGATCGTCACCACACTGCTGGCCGGCGGCGACGAAGCAGCGGCGGCCGACGCGCTCATCGCCGAGTTCGACATCGACCGCACGCGCGCCGAGCAGGACGTCGCGACCCTGGTCGGGGAGCTGCGCGCGTCGGGGCTGGCGGCATGACGACACCGAGCGCACTGGAGCGGCCCACCGGGGTCCCCTTCACCCGGCGGCTGGCCGCCCGACTCGTCCTCCTCCCCGCCGTCGCGCTGTCCTTCCTGCCCCCGCACCGCATCCGTGCCGTCCTCGACGTCGTACGCCGGGGAGCCGCACCCGCCTCGGCCGACCGGGCCAGGAACGCCCGGGACGCGATGTGCGCGGTCAGCCTGCGCTGCGCCGGGCCGCGCGGCTGCCTGCCCCGGTCCCTGGGGGCCGCGCTGCTGTGCCGGCTGAGCGGCAGCTGGCCGACCTGGTGCACCGGGGTACGGGTCGTGCCGCCCTTCACGGCACACGCCTGGATCGAGGTCGATGCCCGCCCGGTGGACGAAGGGGTGCCGGACGACTACTTCACCCCGCTCATCACCGTGGCACCCGTCAGCCGGCCCACCCGATGACCACGGCCGCCGAGGAGACACCGGACCGTTCGACATGGGGTGCGGTCGCCACCATGTACCGGCTCACCACCGGGCACCGGGCCTCTGTCGTCGTCGCCACCGTGCTCACCCTGGTCGGCTCCGCCCTCGGACTGGCCCAGCCGCTCGTCGCCAGGAACATCGTCGACGCAAGCGGACAAGGCGGACGGCCCTTCTGGCCGCTGCTCGCGCTGCTGGCCGCGCTGTTCGTCACCGAGGCGGCGACCGGCGCGGTGGGGCGCTTCGTCCTGGAACGTATGGGTGAAGGCGTCGTACGGGGGCTGCGCCACGGCCTCATCGCGCACCTGCTGCGGCTGGAAATGCGCCAGTACCACCGGCACCGCACCGGGGACCTGATCTCCCGCGTGACCACCGACACCACTCTGCTCAGGGACGTCGTGTCCCAGGCGCTGGTCGACCTGGTGACCGGCGCCCTCGCCGCCGCCGGGGCGGTCGTCCTGATGGCGTGGATCGACCCGCTGCTGCTGCTTCTGGTCGCCCTGACCGTGGCCACCGCAGCCCTGGTCGTGGCCTCCCTGCTCAAAGGCATCCGGGCCGCCTCCGCCCACATGCAAGGCTCCGTCGGAGCCGTCGCCGCCGAACTGGAGCGCGCGCTCGGCGCCTTGCCGATGGTCCGGGTGCACCGTGCCGAGGACCGCGAGGCGGCGCACATCGGCAAGCGGGTCGACGCGGCGTACGACGCCGGCGTACGGACCGCGAAACTCGCCTCGGTGATGAGCCCGGCCGTCGAACTCGCCGTCCAGGGTTCCTTCCTGCTCGTCCTGGTCATCGGCGGGCTGCGGGTCGACGGACACGCCAACTCCCTCGGCGACCTGGTCGCGTTCCTGCTGTACGCCTCCTACTTGGTGCTGCCGTTGTCGTCGGTTTTCCGGGCCGTCGGGCTGATGCAGCGCGGCATGGGCGCGTACCAGCGGATCGCGCAGGCACTGACGCTGCCGGCGGAGCCCGCGGAGCCCGTGGGGTCCGCGGGCTCCGTGGAATCCCTGGAGCGGACCGCGGCGGGCGGGTGCGTTGCCCCTGCGGCGCCCCGACGGGTGGAGCGGACGGGGAAGGGCGAGACACCGGCCCTGGCCCTGCACGATGTCCGTTTCGGGTACGTTCCGGACCGGCCGGTGCTCAACGGTGTCTCGTTCACCGTCCCCCACCACGGGCAGGTCGCCCTCGTCGGACGGTCGGGCGCGGGCAAGAGCACGATCTTCGCGCTGGTGGCGCGCTTCCACGAACCGGACTCCGGAACGCTGCTGTTCGACGGTCGCCCCGCGGCCGAGCTCAGCCGCGGAGCCTGCCGGGCACGCATCGCCGTCGTCGACCAGAACACCCATGTCGTCCACGGCACGCTCCGGGACAACATCACCTACGCGGCGCCCGGTGCCGGTGATGCCGAAGTCCGGCGGGTCGTCGAACTCGCCCAGCTGGACGGGGTGGTCCGACGACTGCCCGACGGCCTGTCCGGCGTACTCGGCGAACGCGGCAACACCCTGTCGGCCGGCGAACGGCAACGGGTCGCCCTGGCCCGCGCCCTCCTCGCCCGACCCGCCCTTCTCCTCCTCGACGAACCGACTTCCCACCTCGATGCCATCAACGAGGCCGCACTCACCGCGCTCATGAAGGAAGCCGCCCAGGAATGCGCCCTCCTGGTGATCGCGCACCGGCTCTCCACCGTCCGGCACGCCGACCGCATCATCGTGCTGGAGGAAGGCCGCACCGTCGCCTCCGGCTCCCACGAGGAACTCTTGACCACCAGTCCCTCCTACCGCGCGCTCGCGGCCGGCCAAATGCTCCGGCCGGCCGACGTCACGCCCGGGGCGGATGCGGCAACGGCCGCGCACGGACGGCCCCGAATGCCCTAGTCGACGGCCTCATCTCACCCGTCGTGGCCGCCGGCGAGTGCCTGCGGTTGCCTGCGCACCGCTGACCCGGGTCTTCACCCGCTCCCCGGAAGACCGGAACATCAACACCAGGCATTCCACACCTGCGCCAGGGGGACCCCTCGACGTGCTGACCGCTGCGGTGTCCGAGCCCGGCCCCGGACGCCTGCACCGCGTCCACGAACGGGTCGTGGGCGCACAGCGGACCGACCACGGCGTCACCCTCGCCCTCCGCTCCGGCAAGGCCCTGCTCGCGGCGATCTTCCGGCACGGCCTGCTCCCCAGCCCCACGCCGACCCGCCGCCGCCCGCGGTTCCCCCGCCGTCCATCGGGGCTGTCCAACCAATTGTCGTGGACGGTTGCACGGCCTCTCTCCTATCCCGGCAGGCTTTTGTCGCACCGCACTTGAGTCGCGGTTGAGCCGCCTAGATCGGCCCCGTGCCACACTCGGCCCATGCTCCACAGGCGTGCTGATCAATTGCTGATCGAACGGACCAAGCAAATCCGCAGGGGCCTCACTGGAACTCCGCTGATTCCTCTGGCTGATGAGCAGTGCGACGTCGTCGCCAAGCTGGAATTCTGCAATCCCGCCGGAAGTACCAAAGACCGTTCGGCATTGTGGATTCTGGAACAGGCAATCGGTCGCGGGGAGATAACGCACGACACCACGGTGGTCGAGTCGTCGTCCGGCAATTTCGCGCTGGCCCTGGCTTTCTACTGCCGAATGCTCGGCATCTCGTTCGTCCCGGTCATCGATCCGAACTGCAACGAGGCCACCGAGGCCCAGCTCCGGCTGCTGGGCGGGCGGGTGGAGAAGGTGTCCATCCGTGATGCGGCGGGCAGCTACCTGCAGACCCGGTTGTCCCGCGTGCAGGAACTGCTGGTCGAACTCGACTCGGCCTATTGGCCCAACCAGTACGCCAATCCGGATGCCCGCGACGCGCATTACCGCTTCACCGCGGACGAGTTGATCGCGCAGGCCGGCCCGCTCGACTACCTCTTCGTCGGCGTGGGCACGGGCGGCACGATCGCCGGGCTCTCCCACCGGGTCAAGGAGACGTACCCGGGCTGCGTGGTTGTCGCCGTCGACACCGAAGGCTCGGTGATCTTCGGAGGCCCGCCGAAGAAGCGGCGGATCCCCGGCATCGGCTCCAGCATCGTGCCGCCGCTGTGCGGTCAGGCGCTGATCGACCAGGTGGAGATCGTCTCCGAGGTGCGTGCCGTCGATGCCTGCACCGACCTGGTAGCCAAGTACGGCTTGTACGCGGGCGGTTCGACCGGCAGCACCTATGCCGCCGTCCAGGACTACTTCGCTCGTCACCGTCCCGGCGCGCACCGTCCCCGGGTCGCCTTCATGGCCGCCGACCGCGGCCATGCCTACGCCCAGACCGTCTACGACCCCAAGTGGGTCCAACAGCTGCGCGCGGAGGCGGCACAGCCCGCCGGCGTCGAATTCCTGGCCGTCAACTGAAGGAGAACCACCCCGTGTCCACCCTGTCCCCACCGCCCATGACCGTGATCGGCGCAGCCGACATCGCCGCCGAGACGGACCGTCACCGTCCGGAGCTCATCGACGTCGTCCGTGCCGCCTACCTCGCGCACGACGCGGGACAGAGCTCGAACCCGCACAGTTCGTTCCTGCGCTTCCCGCACCGGAGCCGGTCGCGCATCATCTCCCTGCCCGCGTATCTAGGGGGTGAGTTCGAGGTCGCCGGCAACAAGTGGATCGCCAGTTTTCCGGACAACACGCAGCACGGTATCCCCCGCGCCTCGGCCACGCTGATCCTCAACGACTGCGTCACCGGCTACCCGTTCGCCTGCATGGAGTCCTCGATCATCTCGGCGACGCGGACCGCGGCCTCCGCGGTGCTCGGCGCGCGGACGCTGCTCGGCGCGCGCCGTGCCCGCCGAGTCGGCATCGTGGGCACGGGTCTGATCGCCCAGCACGTATGGCGGTTCCTGCGTGATCTCGACTGGGAGATCGACGGCTTCCGGCTCTTCGACCTCGATCCGGCGGCGGCGGGCCGCTTCGGCGCCGTCATGGCCGAGCACACCGAGGCCGAGATCGTGGTCGCCGACACGGTGGAGGACGCGTTCACCGACTGCGACCTGGTGGTGCTGACCACCGTGGCCGGCGAGCCGCACCTGCACGACCCCCGGCTGCTGTCCCACAACCCGGTGGTCCTGCACCTGTCCCTGCGCGACCTCGCCCCCGAGATGATCCTCGCCGCCCAGAACTTCACCGACGACGTCGACCACGCCGTACGCGAGCGCACCTCGCTGCACCTGACCGAACAGCGCACCGGCAACCGGGACTTCGTCGACGGCACCCTCGGCGACCTGCTGCGCGGACGACAGCGCCGGGACCACGGACGCCCGGCGATCTTCTCACCGTTCGGACTCGGCGTACTCGACCTCGCCGTCGGCAAGTGGGTTCACGACCGGGTCGTCGCCGCGGGCCGGGGCCGCCGCGAGAGCGACTTCTTCACCGGGGTGGGGGTCTGACGCATGAGCGCCTCACCCGCCCCGGGCCCCGCCGGGGACCGGTACGTCGTCGTGGTGAACCACGAGGAGCAGTACTCGGTCTGGTTCGCCGACCGTGCCCTGCCCGCCGGCTGGACCGCCACCGGCGCGCAGGGCACCCGCGAGGAGTGCCTGGACCACATCGAGCAGGTGTGGACCGACCTGACCCCGCGCTCCGCGCGAGTGTCACGATGACGGCCGCTGACCTCGCAGCGGCCTGGCTGCGCGGGATCGGCCACCGTGAACTCACCGCGCAGCGGCGCCTGTTCGTCTTCCCGCACGCCGGAGCCGGCGCCTCCGCCTACCGGCTGGCGGCGTACCTGCCGGACACCGTCGAAGTCTGTACGGTCCAGTTGCCCGGCCGGGAGAACCGGGTCGCCGAACCGGCCCTGACGTCCCTGGACGAAGCCGTGGCCGCGCTTGCGCCGCTCATCGCGGACCACACGGACCTGCCGTACGCCTTCTTCGGGCACAGCATGGGCTCCCTGATCGCCTTCGAGTCGGCCCGGCGGCTACGTGCACTCGGCACGCGCCTGCCCGACCGCCTGTTCCTGTCGGGCATGCGCGCCCCCGGCCTGCCGGACCGCGACCCGCGGCACACGCTGCCGGACGACAAGCTGCTCGCCACCGCCGCATTCGACGGCGTGGACGCCGAGGTGCAGGAGCTGCTGCTGCCGCTGCTGCGCGCGGACCTGACGCTGTGCGAGACGTACACGCCCCGGGCCGAGGCACCCCTGCCCTGTCCCCTGACCGTTCTGGCCGGCGCGGACGACGACAGCGTCGACCGGACGGAGCTCGCCGGCTGGCGCGAGCACACATCGGCCGACTTCGCCCTGCATCTGTTCCCGGGTGCCCCCCACCTGTACGTGCGCGGCGCGGAACGACAGCTGGCAGAGATGATCACGCGCACCCTCCCCGCATGGGGCTGAGAAAGGACCGTTCATGGCGCCGACCACCCTCGTCGAACTGTGGGAGCAGCAGGCAGCCGCGACACCCGACGCGGTGGCCGTCGTCGCGGGAGCACACCGCGCCACCTACGCCGACGTGGACCGCCGGGCCACGGCACTCGCCGCCGAGCTGCAGGCACGCGGCATCGGACCGGAGCACCTGGTCGGCGTCTGTCTCGGCCGCTCGGTCGAGATGGTCGTGGCCCTGCTGGGCATCCTGAAGTCGGGCGCCGCGTACCTGCCCCTCGACCCGAGCTACCCGGCCGACCGGCTGCGGCACATGACCACCGACGCGGGAGCCGGGCTGTGGCTCTGCGACGCGGACCACCGCGCGCAGGCCCTGGCGTCCGGCGTGGCCGACGTCCTGCTGGTCGAGGACCTCCCCGCGGAAACCACCGCACAGGTGGTCCCGGTGGTGCACCCGCACCACCTGGCTTACGTCCTCTACACCTCCGGTTCGACCGGCCTGCCCAAGGGCGTGGCCGTCGACCACGCGGCGCTCGACTCATTCCTGCGGAGTGTGGCCGAACGCCCCGGCCTCGGGGCGGACGACCGGGTCCTCGCGCTGACCCCGCTGTCGTTCGACATCTCGATACTGGAGCTGTTCCTGCCGCTGACTCGGGGAGCGACGGTGGTGATGGCCCCGCGCGCCGCCAACACCGACCCCGAGCTGCTGGCCGCCACCATCGCCGAGGCGGGTGTGAGCGTCGTCCAGGCGACCCCCACCACCTGGCGGATGCTGCTGGCGTCCGGCTGGACGGACGGGCACGGCCGGGTACTGCTGTCGGGCGGTGAGCCGCTCGATCCGCAGCTGGCCCGCGACCTGCTCGCCACCGGCGGCACCCTGTGGAACCTGTACGGACCGACCGAGGCGACGGTGTGGGCCAGCGCCGCCCGCATCGACGCCGTGGCCGACCGGCTCACGGTCGGCACGGCCCTGTCCAACACCCGGCTGTACGTCGTCGACGAGGGCGGGCGGGAGGCCGGCCCAGGAGTCACCGGCGAGCTGTGGATCGGCGGTGCCGGCGTGGCGCGCGGCTACCTCAACCGGCCCGCGCTGACCGCCGACCGGTTCGTGCCCGACCCGTTCGGGGACGCCTCCGGGCGCCTGTACCGGACCGGCGACCTCGCCCGGTGGTCCGCCGACGGCATGCTGGAGGTGCTGGGACGCGACGACCACCAGGTCAAGGTGCGCGGCTTCCGCATCGAGCTCGGCGAGGTCGAAACCTGTGTGCGCAGCCACCCCCTCGTCACGGACGCGGTGGTGGTCGTCGACCGCGAAGCAGCCGGCGGCGATCAGTTGGTGGCGTACCTCGTGCCCGCGCACGATGCGCGGAAGGTATCCGCGGACCTGCCCCGCCAGGTCCGTGACCACCTCGCGCAGCGGCTGCCCGCCCACATGGTGGCCCAGGGCTACGCAGTGCTCGACGCCCTGCCCCGCACCCCTGCGGGCAAGGCCGACCGCGGCGCAGTGCGGCGGATCCCGCACAGCCCGGTCCGGGCGAGCGGGCCGTTGCCCGACGACGCCCCGTTGCCGCCGCACACCGCGGCGGTGC
The sequence above is a segment of the Streptomyces lydicus genome. Coding sequences within it:
- a CDS encoding lasso peptide biosynthesis B2 protein, yielding MTTPSALERPTGVPFTRRLAARLVLLPAVALSFLPPHRIRAVLDVVRRGAAPASADRARNARDAMCAVSLRCAGPRGCLPRSLGAALLCRLSGSWPTWCTGVRVVPPFTAHAWIEVDARPVDEGVPDDYFTPLITVAPVSRPTR
- a CDS encoding ABC transporter ATP-binding protein, which translates into the protein MTTAAEETPDRSTWGAVATMYRLTTGHRASVVVATVLTLVGSALGLAQPLVARNIVDASGQGGRPFWPLLALLAALFVTEAATGAVGRFVLERMGEGVVRGLRHGLIAHLLRLEMRQYHRHRTGDLISRVTTDTTLLRDVVSQALVDLVTGALAAAGAVVLMAWIDPLLLLLVALTVATAALVVASLLKGIRAASAHMQGSVGAVAAELERALGALPMVRVHRAEDREAAHIGKRVDAAYDAGVRTAKLASVMSPAVELAVQGSFLLVLVIGGLRVDGHANSLGDLVAFLLYASYLVLPLSSVFRAVGLMQRGMGAYQRIAQALTLPAEPAEPVGSAGSVESLERTAAGGCVAPAAPRRVERTGKGETPALALHDVRFGYVPDRPVLNGVSFTVPHHGQVALVGRSGAGKSTIFALVARFHEPDSGTLLFDGRPAAELSRGACRARIAVVDQNTHVVHGTLRDNITYAAPGAGDAEVRRVVELAQLDGVVRRLPDGLSGVLGERGNTLSAGERQRVALARALLARPALLLLDEPTSHLDAINEAALTALMKEAAQECALLVIAHRLSTVRHADRIIVLEEGRTVASGSHEELLTTSPSYRALAAGQMLRPADVTPGADAATAAHGRPRMP
- the sbnB gene encoding 2,3-diaminopropionate biosynthesis protein SbnB, with amino-acid sequence MTVIGAADIAAETDRHRPELIDVVRAAYLAHDAGQSSNPHSSFLRFPHRSRSRIISLPAYLGGEFEVAGNKWIASFPDNTQHGIPRASATLILNDCVTGYPFACMESSIISATRTAASAVLGARTLLGARRARRVGIVGTGLIAQHVWRFLRDLDWEIDGFRLFDLDPAAAGRFGAVMAEHTEAEIVVADTVEDAFTDCDLVVLTTVAGEPHLHDPRLLSHNPVVLHLSLRDLAPEMILAAQNFTDDVDHAVRERTSLHLTEQRTGNRDFVDGTLGDLLRGRQRRDHGRPAIFSPFGLGVLDLAVGKWVHDRVVAAGRGRRESDFFTGVGV
- a CDS encoding thioesterase II family protein, producing the protein MTAADLAAAWLRGIGHRELTAQRRLFVFPHAGAGASAYRLAAYLPDTVEVCTVQLPGRENRVAEPALTSLDEAVAALAPLIADHTDLPYAFFGHSMGSLIAFESARRLRALGTRLPDRLFLSGMRAPGLPDRDPRHTLPDDKLLATAAFDGVDAEVQELLLPLLRADLTLCETYTPRAEAPLPCPLTVLAGADDDSVDRTELAGWREHTSADFALHLFPGAPHLYVRGAERQLAEMITRTLPAWG
- a CDS encoding lasso peptide biosynthesis PqqD family chaperone, with the protein product MALRFGDKVSTAATDYGTVLLDERNGQYWELNPTAGLIVTTLLAGGDEAAAADALIAEFDIDRTRAEQDVATLVGELRASGLAA
- a CDS encoding MbtH family protein, which gives rise to MSASPAPGPAGDRYVVVVNHEEQYSVWFADRALPAGWTATGAQGTREECLDHIEQVWTDLTPRSARVSR
- the sbnA gene encoding 2,3-diaminopropionate biosynthesis protein SbnA, with amino-acid sequence MLHRRADQLLIERTKQIRRGLTGTPLIPLADEQCDVVAKLEFCNPAGSTKDRSALWILEQAIGRGEITHDTTVVESSSGNFALALAFYCRMLGISFVPVIDPNCNEATEAQLRLLGGRVEKVSIRDAAGSYLQTRLSRVQELLVELDSAYWPNQYANPDARDAHYRFTADELIAQAGPLDYLFVGVGTGGTIAGLSHRVKETYPGCVVVAVDTEGSVIFGGPPKKRRIPGIGSSIVPPLCGQALIDQVEIVSEVRAVDACTDLVAKYGLYAGGSTGSTYAAVQDYFARHRPGAHRPRVAFMAADRGHAYAQTVYDPKWVQQLRAEAAQPAGVEFLAVN